In a genomic window of Micromonospora cremea:
- a CDS encoding WXG100 family type VII secretion target, with protein MGLSWEEMCQKVVIDGRPGDVESAALGWEQLIKNLNNVKQSLDTNIKDLGTVWKGPAYEAFKGHVEQIAKDTGNIVADAEKGSGIVQSLKSAAEKLTAAQRDFPVPATCINDVLEARNAKLTLSVGFFEAKVAPDFLGWLDPVTAVADWINDRSEEAAGVYQRVSGDYQNIAPGTPGEASGFTNKTPTTEIPKLDNGGGGGGGVGGVPDIGGGKPSIGDMGAKPSINATGMPDTGNLSGGSGTHPDLSGGYDTGSGGGYPGAGGVPGTGGLEDDYSSGLAGAGGGGTPGLGSGLGGGGLGSSGLGGAGGLGSGGGLSGGGAGAGVLAGGGALGRAVSPNMGPMMGGGAAGAGRGGGRGGGRVGAGGKLGAGGGMAPGMGGAAAGGAGRGGAGRGAAGAGAGGRGAGARGAGGMAGMGAGAGAGYGEEEAPRNTWLEEDEDVWGADGGGTSGVLR; from the coding sequence ATGGGCCTGAGCTGGGAAGAGATGTGCCAGAAGGTCGTCATCGACGGCCGACCGGGTGACGTGGAGAGCGCCGCCCTTGGCTGGGAACAACTGATCAAGAATCTCAACAACGTCAAGCAGAGTCTCGACACCAACATCAAGGACCTGGGCACGGTCTGGAAGGGCCCGGCGTACGAGGCGTTCAAGGGTCACGTCGAGCAGATCGCCAAGGACACCGGGAACATCGTGGCGGACGCCGAGAAGGGCAGCGGCATCGTCCAGTCGCTCAAGAGCGCCGCGGAGAAACTCACCGCCGCCCAGCGGGACTTCCCGGTCCCGGCGACCTGCATCAACGACGTGCTGGAGGCGCGGAACGCCAAGCTGACCCTCAGCGTGGGCTTCTTCGAGGCCAAGGTGGCACCGGACTTCCTCGGCTGGTTGGATCCGGTGACCGCGGTCGCCGACTGGATCAACGACCGGTCCGAGGAAGCGGCGGGCGTCTACCAGCGGGTCAGCGGCGACTACCAGAACATCGCGCCGGGCACCCCGGGTGAAGCGAGCGGCTTCACGAACAAGACACCGACGACCGAGATTCCGAAGCTGGACAACGGTGGCGGCGGTGGTGGCGGGGTCGGCGGCGTACCGGACATCGGCGGCGGCAAACCGTCCATCGGCGACATGGGCGCCAAGCCCTCGATCAACGCCACCGGCATGCCGGACACCGGCAACCTGTCCGGCGGCTCCGGCACGCACCCCGACCTCTCCGGCGGGTACGACACCGGTTCGGGCGGCGGCTATCCCGGCGCCGGTGGGGTGCCGGGCACCGGCGGTCTGGAGGACGACTACAGCAGCGGCCTCGCGGGTGCTGGCGGCGGTGGCACGCCGGGTCTCGGCTCCGGTCTGGGTGGCGGTGGCCTGGGCTCCTCCGGCCTGGGCGGCGCCGGTGGGCTCGGCAGCGGCGGCGGTCTGAGCGGCGGCGGCGCTGGTGCCGGCGTTCTCGCGGGCGGTGGCGCGCTCGGCCGGGCGGTCTCCCCCAACATGGGCCCGATGATGGGTGGTGGCGCCGCGGGCGCCGGCCGCGGTGGTGGCCGGGGCGGCGGTCGCGTCGGCGCGGGCGGCAAGCTGGGTGCGGGCGGCGGAATGGCGCCCGGCATGGGTGGCGCCGCGGCCGGCGGTGCCGGTCGGGGCGGTGCCGGTCGCGGTGCGGCGGGCGCCGGTGCCGGCGGCCGGGGCGCGGGGGCCCGAGGCGCTGGTGGAATGGCCGGGATGGGCGCCGGTGCGGGCGCCGGCTACGGCGAGGAGGAGGCTCCCCGCAACACCTGGCTGGAGGAGGACGAGGACGTGTGGGGCGCGGACGGCGGCGGCACTTCCGGCGTCCTGCGCTGA
- the mycP gene encoding type VII secretion-associated serine protease mycosin — translation MRECLPSSATGPSRRTGRAVRAVLSGTLAILLGSALVVVPSPAVAAARTCGPDGDALVEMPWALRRLDPSSAWPLSRGAGVTVAVIDSGVSAIHPLLKGQVLEGRDFNGLEANQGQCDLAGHGTMVAGIIAGKEGTGAPFSGIAPAARILPIRVLPNTKGTNDEALPGQIAAAIDYAVEQGADVINLSLVTLPRPELESAVKNALEKRVVLVAAAGNRQEQQQDKTGYPAAYDGVIAVAGVNEQGGHVDTSVSGAYVDVAAPGLDIVGPAPGGDGYRAEPTGGTSFAAAYVSGVAALVRAAYPNLDPYQVAERLERTADNPPDGHNGEVGYGVVNPYRAVSSLLGTRTDPPAGALPAPARSDDPLSWQRSAAIWAAAVGALLAALLLAARPILIRGRRRGWRPGRRTDSPITN, via the coding sequence CGTCCCGCCGTACCGGACGTGCCGTCCGTGCTGTCCTCAGTGGAACTCTGGCGATCCTGCTCGGCTCCGCCCTGGTGGTCGTCCCCTCCCCGGCGGTCGCGGCGGCGCGCACCTGCGGCCCGGATGGCGACGCCCTGGTGGAGATGCCGTGGGCGCTGCGCCGGCTGGACCCGTCCTCGGCGTGGCCGCTGTCCCGGGGCGCCGGCGTGACGGTAGCGGTCATCGACTCGGGCGTCTCCGCCATCCACCCGCTGCTCAAGGGCCAGGTGCTCGAGGGCCGCGACTTCAACGGCCTGGAGGCCAACCAGGGCCAGTGCGACCTGGCCGGGCACGGCACGATGGTGGCCGGCATCATCGCCGGCAAGGAGGGCACCGGCGCACCGTTCAGCGGCATCGCCCCGGCGGCCCGCATCCTGCCGATCCGGGTGCTGCCGAACACCAAGGGCACCAACGACGAGGCGCTGCCCGGGCAGATCGCCGCTGCCATCGACTACGCGGTCGAGCAGGGCGCCGACGTGATCAACCTGTCCCTGGTGACCCTGCCCAGGCCCGAGCTGGAGTCAGCGGTGAAGAACGCGCTCGAGAAGAGGGTGGTGCTGGTCGCCGCCGCCGGCAACCGGCAGGAGCAGCAGCAGGATAAGACGGGCTACCCGGCCGCGTACGACGGCGTGATCGCGGTCGCCGGCGTGAACGAGCAGGGCGGCCACGTCGACACCTCGGTGAGCGGCGCCTACGTCGACGTCGCCGCGCCGGGGTTGGACATCGTCGGCCCGGCCCCGGGCGGGGACGGCTACCGCGCCGAGCCGACCGGCGGCACCAGCTTCGCGGCCGCGTACGTGTCGGGAGTGGCCGCGCTGGTCCGGGCCGCCTATCCGAACCTCGATCCATACCAGGTCGCCGAGCGGCTGGAACGGACGGCGGACAACCCGCCGGACGGGCACAACGGGGAGGTCGGGTACGGCGTGGTCAACCCGTACCGAGCCGTGTCGAGCCTGCTGGGCACCCGCACCGATCCGCCCGCCGGGGCGCTCCCGGCGCCCGCCAGGTCGGACGACCCGCTGAGCTGGCAACGCAGCGCCGCGATCTGGGCGGCGGCGGTCGGCGCCCTGCTCGCCGCGTTGCTGCTGGCCGCCCGACCGATCCTGATTCGAGGCCGCCGGCGCGGCTGGCGCCCGGGCCGGCGCACCGACTCACCGATCACCAACTGA